One Capsicum annuum cultivar UCD-10X-F1 chromosome 2, UCD10Xv1.1, whole genome shotgun sequence genomic window carries:
- the LOC107860494 gene encoding pentatricopeptide repeat-containing protein At3g29230, whose product MQMPTPIRAPTWVSRRRHFEQKLWDLDKCKDINQLKQMQTLVYKSHLQQDPFIAPKLISAFSNCRQIGSALKVFEQAGESNSNVRLYNALIRAYVCNFQALKGFETFLNMQCAGIFPDNFTFSFLLKGCSGKCWLSLVSMIHTHVVKWGFVDDIYVPNSLIDAYSKCGVVGVRAAGKLFRGMKERDVVSWNSMVGALLKAGDLSEARKVFDEMPERDRVSWNTMLDGYTKAEQMSVAFELFKNMPQRDVVSWSTMVSGYCKAGDLEMARMLFDKMPSKNLISWTIMISGYAEKGLVNEAIELYVQMEETGLRLDVAAFVSILAACAESGMLSLGVRVHDTVERSMYKCNTLVCNALIDMYAKCGSLHKAYKVFNGLKKRDLVSWNAMIHGLAMHGRGKKALELFVKMKQEGFVPDKVTLVGILCACNHTGLVDEGIIYFYSMEKDYGVIPEVEHYGCLIDLLGRGGYVREAFELARKMPLEPNVKIWGSLLGACRMHKAIELADDVRDLLVKLEPKNAGKLSALSNIYASAGDWDNVANIRLMMKSIGRPKQSGASLLQLNDEYHEFTVMDKSHVKSDKIYQMVDGLGQHLKLLSPVPAGHCDE is encoded by the coding sequence ATGCAAATGCCAACACCAATTCGAGCACCTACATGGGTGTCAAGACGAAGACACTTCGAGCAGAAATTATGGGACTTAGACAAATGCAAAGACATTAACCAACTCAAACAAATGCAGACATTAGTATACAAATCCCATCTTCAACAAGACCCTTTTATTGCTCCTAAGTTAATCTCTGCTTTCTCTAATTGTAGACAAATCGGTTCTGCGTTAAAGGTTTTTGAACAAGCGGGGGAGTCTAATTCCAATGTGCGCTTGTATAATGCTTTGATAAGAGCTTATGTTTGTAATTTTCAGGCATTGAAGGGTTTTGAGACTTTCTTGAATATGCAGTGTGCTGGTATTTTTCCTGATAATTTTACGTTTTCGTTTCTGTTAAAGGGTTGTTCGGGGAAGTGTTGGTTGAGTTTAGTGAGTATGATTCATACACATGTTGTGAAATGGGGTTTTGTGGATGATATTTATGTGCCTAATTCGTTGATTGATGCGTATTccaagtgtggggtggtgggtGTTCGAGCTGCAGGGAAGTTGTTTCGGGGGATGAAGGAGAGGGATGTTGTTTCTTGGAATTCCATGGTTGGTGCTTTGCTGAAAGCGGGGGATTTGAGTGAAGCGCggaaggtgtttgatgaaatgcccgaAAGAGATAGGGTTAGTTGGAATACTATGTTAGATGGATATACAAAGGCGGAGCAAATGAGTGTGGCGTTTGAATTGTTTAAGAATATGCCACAGAGGGATGTCGTCTCTTGGTCCACTATGGTTTCGGGTTATTGCAAAGCGGGGGATTTGGAGATGGCGCGGatgttgtttgataaaatgccttccAAGAATTTGATCTCTTGGACGATAATGATTTCAGGATATGCTGAAAAGGGTCTTGTAAATGAGGCAATTGAGTTGTACGTGCAAATGGAGGAGACGGGTTTGAGGCTTGATGTTGCAGCTTTTGTTAGCATTCTAGCTGCCTGTGCTGAATCGGGTATGCTTAGTTTGGGTGTGAGAGTGCATGATACCGTCGAGAGGAGTATGTACAAGTGTAATACTTTGGTCTGTAATGCGTTGATTGATATGTACGCCAAGTGTGGAAGTTTGCATAAGGCTTATAAAGTCTTTAACGGGCTGAAAAAAAGAGACTTGGTATCTTGGAATGCTATGATACATGGGTTGGCTATGCATGGACGTGGAAAGAAGGCACTTGAGCTTTTCGTTAAGATGAAACAAGAAGGCTTTGTGCCTGATAAGGTGACGTTAGTTGGTATTTTGTGTGCGTGCAATCATACTGGTTTGGTGGACGAGGGAATAATTTATTTCTACTCCATGGAGAAAGATTATGGGGTAATACCTGAAGTAGAACATTATGGTTGTCTTATTGATCTTTTAGGCCGTGGTGGCTATGTTAGAGAAGCTTTTGAACTTGCACGAAAGATGCCACTTGAACCTAACGTTAAAATTTGGGGTTCTCTTTTAGGGGCTTGCAGGATGCATAAAGCCATTGAACTTGCAGATGACGTGCGTGACCTCCTAGTCAAGTTAGAACCTAAAAATGCTGGAAAACTTTCCGCATTGTCAAATATTTATGCTTCAGCAGGAGACTGGGATAATGTCGCCAACATAAGGTTGATGATGAAGAGCATTGGCAGGCCAAAGCAATCTGGTGCTAGCTTGTTACAATTGAATGATGAATACCATGAATTCACGGTGATGGATAAATCTCACGTCAAATCAGACAAAATTTATCAGATGGTAGACGGATTAGGTCAGCATCTTAAATTGCTTTCTCCTGTTCCAGCAGGTCACTGCGATGAATGA